One window of the Buchnera aphidicola (Shivaphis celti) genome contains the following:
- the dnaG gene encoding DNA primase produces MHIFIKKKYINEILEKTDILEVIQSKIEIKKTGKNYSAVCPFHQESKPSFTVYHHKQYFYCFGCKIHGNVIDFLMQYEKISFVESIQTLAKITGIKITQYKKKTTNQKEYINQINQYHVLKKISYIYHKNIQFNHSYLAKIYLKKRNINSKMINEFQIGYCHHKFCILNNILSNKKKYIPILEKEGLLKIKNNIPYDTLQYRIIFPIKNQFGKVIGFGGRSIYQYEPKYINSPTTTIFNKSHNVYGIDKIDKIKKPPYILIVEGYFDVISLTQYKIYNVVALLGTIITKYQISMLFKFTDQLIYCYDGDKAGKIAIWKTFKNILPYVNHQKSVKFIFLSPGEDPDSTIHSKGKNYFLKKIQYAKNILDCFIKIIFKKMHLYSISDKAKILHITIPLINKINDPYIKISLKQKLGNIIGITDEIRLNQIFYTKKKKNYTHNYKLNNIRILMSLIIQYPVLHLCIPYHMNELKKINIKGIKFFIEIFNICKKYNCNHTGQIIEIYRKKKNINIIKQLSCLKNMINKKNIKITFIQIIKKIYHTTLIKKYNKLIIKDRLKKINKTEKNILWLINKTIAKNK; encoded by the coding sequence ATGCATATTTTTATAAAAAAAAAATATATAAATGAAATATTAGAAAAAACAGATATATTAGAAGTTATACAATCAAAAATAGAAATAAAAAAAACAGGGAAAAACTATAGCGCTGTTTGTCCATTTCATCAGGAAAGTAAACCTTCATTTACAGTGTATCATCATAAACAATATTTTTACTGCTTTGGTTGCAAAATACACGGTAATGTAATAGATTTTTTAATGCAATACGAAAAAATATCTTTTGTAGAAAGCATTCAAACACTGGCAAAAATCACAGGAATAAAAATTACTCAATACAAAAAAAAAACTACTAATCAAAAAGAATATATTAATCAAATTAATCAGTATCATGTTCTAAAAAAAATATCATATATATATCACAAAAATATTCAATTCAATCACTCATATTTGGCAAAAATATATCTAAAAAAAAGAAATATCAATTCTAAAATGATTAATGAATTTCAAATTGGATATTGTCATCATAAATTTTGTATATTAAACAATATTCTATCGAACAAAAAAAAATATATTCCTATTTTAGAAAAAGAAGGATTATTAAAAATAAAAAATAATATTCCATATGATACATTACAATATAGAATCATATTTCCGATAAAAAATCAATTTGGAAAAGTTATAGGATTTGGCGGTCGATCAATCTATCAATATGAACCAAAATATATTAATTCACCTACAACAACAATTTTTAATAAAAGTCATAACGTATATGGAATTGATAAAATTGATAAAATTAAAAAACCACCATATATCTTAATTGTTGAAGGATACTTCGATGTTATTTCATTAACACAATATAAAATTTATAATGTAGTAGCATTATTAGGTACTATAATTACAAAATATCAAATTAGTATGTTATTTAAATTTACTGATCAATTAATATATTGTTATGATGGAGATAAAGCTGGTAAAATAGCAATTTGGAAAACCTTTAAAAATATATTGCCTTATGTAAATCATCAAAAAAGTGTAAAATTTATATTTCTTTCCCCAGGAGAAGATCCTGACAGTACTATTCATAGCAAGGGAAAAAATTATTTTTTAAAAAAAATTCAATATGCAAAAAATATTTTAGATTGTTTTATTAAAATTATTTTTAAGAAAATGCACTTGTATTCAATAAGTGATAAAGCTAAAATATTACATATAACGATACCTTTAATAAACAAAATTAATGATCCATATATTAAGATTTCTTTAAAACAAAAATTAGGAAATATAATAGGTATTACAGATGAAATAAGATTAAATCAAATTTTTTATACAAAAAAAAAAAAAAATTATACTCATAATTACAAGTTAAACAATATCCGTATACTAATGAGTTTAATTATACAATATCCTGTATTACATCTGTGTATTCCATATCATATGAACGAGCTAAAAAAAATTAATATTAAAGGAATAAAGTTCTTTATAGAAATATTTAATATATGCAAAAAATACAACTGTAATCATACAGGACAAATTATTGAAATATATAGAAAAAAAAAAAATATTAATATTATTAAACAATTATCATGTCTGAAAAATATGATCAATAAAAAAAATATAAAAATTACTTTTATTCAAATAATAAA
- the rpsU gene encoding 30S ribosomal protein S21 produces the protein MPAIKIRENEPFDIALRRFKRSCEKSGVLSEIRRREFYEKPTTQRKRAKASAIKRLIKKNLRENARRTRLY, from the coding sequence ATGCCAGCTATAAAAATTAGAGAAAATGAACCATTTGATATAGCTTTAAGAAGATTTAAAAGATCTTGTGAAAAATCCGGGGTATTATCTGAAATAAGAAGAAGAGAATTTTATGAAAAACCTACAACACAAAGAAAAAGAGCAAAAGCCTCTGCTATTAAAAGATTAATTAAAAAAAATTTAAGAGAAAACGCGCGTCGCACAAGACTTTATTAA
- the tsaD gene encoding tRNA (adenosine(37)-N6)-threonylcarbamoyltransferase complex transferase subunit TsaD, whose protein sequence is MRILGVETSFDDTGVAIYDSNDGLLINEVIQQCDIHVKYGGVVPELAAREHMKQLSPLIKNVLKKNASFFKKIDCVAYTAGPGLPGSLLVGATMSCALAYSYNIPSIPVHHLEGHILSPMLEGQILNFPFIALLVSGKHTQLIRAYSIGQYEILGSTLDDAVGEVFDKIAKLLNLGFPGGRLLSDFASHGKLGFFKFPKPMKYDNSLNFSFSGLKTFTLNLIKKNIENIQSLYNIACEFENTILDILVYKSKKALQKTGYNNLVVSGGVSANYKLIHALQSMLKKNNKKLFFVDPKFCTDNAAMIAYVGMLYLRNGIFQKKNDIFVRSKWLINDIY, encoded by the coding sequence ATGAGAATTTTAGGAGTAGAAACTTCTTTTGATGATACTGGGGTTGCTATTTATGATAGCAATGATGGGTTATTAATTAATGAAGTTATTCAACAGTGTGATATACATGTTAAATATGGAGGTGTAGTTCCAGAGCTAGCTGCAAGAGAGCATATGAAACAATTATCTCCTTTAATTAAAAATGTTTTAAAGAAAAATGCTTCGTTTTTTAAAAAAATTGATTGTGTTGCATATACTGCTGGTCCTGGCTTACCTGGCTCATTATTGGTTGGTGCTACAATGAGTTGTGCGCTTGCATATTCTTATAATATTCCTTCAATTCCTGTACATCATTTGGAAGGTCATATATTATCTCCGATGTTAGAGGGTCAAATTTTGAATTTTCCCTTTATTGCTTTATTAGTTTCAGGAAAGCATACGCAATTAATTAGAGCATATAGTATTGGTCAATATGAGATTTTAGGCAGTACATTAGATGATGCTGTGGGAGAAGTGTTTGATAAGATTGCAAAATTATTAAATTTGGGTTTTCCGGGAGGGAGGTTACTTTCTGATTTTGCGAGCCATGGTAAATTAGGTTTTTTTAAATTTCCAAAACCAATGAAGTATGATAATAGTTTAAATTTTAGTTTTTCTGGATTAAAAACTTTTACATTGAATTTAATTAAAAAAAATATAGAAAATATACAATCGTTATATAATATTGCATGTGAGTTTGAAAATACTATTTTAGACATATTAGTTTATAAGTCAAAAAAAGCATTACAAAAAACAGGTTATAATAATTTAGTTGTTTCAGGTGGTGTAAGTGCAAATTATAAATTGATTCATGCTTTGCAAAGTATGTTAAAGAAAAATAATAAAAAATTATTTTTTGTAGATCCAAAATTTTGTACTGATAATGCAGCAATGATTGCTTATGTTGGCATGCTTTATTTACGCAATGGTATTTTTCAAAAAAAAAATGATATTTTTGTCCGGTCAAAATGGTTAATTAATGATATATATTAA
- the ribB gene encoding 3,4-dihydroxy-2-butanone-4-phosphate synthase yields the protein MKNDLLSRFGNINHRVNSAINDLKLNKGIILIDNRNRENEGDLVFSCETMTVKQMAFTIHHGSGIVCVCITNEKRKQLDLPMMVKKNTSTYNTGFTISIEAAKGISTGVSAQDRLQTIKTIIPQSAKSSDLKYPGHVFPLCAHEGGVFCRNGHTEASIELVTLAGFSPMSVICELTNKDGSMKKTKEIVQFAQIHQISVLTIDDLLSYLKNKKG from the coding sequence ATGAAAAATGATCTATTAAGTAGATTTGGCAATATAAATCATAGAGTAAATTCAGCAATTAATGATCTAAAATTAAATAAAGGAATAATATTAATAGATAATCGTAATAGAGAAAACGAAGGAGACTTAGTCTTCTCATGTGAAACAATGACAGTAAAACAAATGGCTTTTACCATTCATCATGGTAGTGGTATTGTTTGTGTATGTATTACAAATGAAAAAAGAAAACAATTAGATTTACCCATGATGGTTAAAAAAAATACTAGTACTTACAATACAGGATTTACAATTAGTATTGAAGCGGCCAAAGGAATTTCCACTGGTGTTTCTGCACAAGATCGATTACAAACAATTAAAACCATTATTCCACAATCAGCAAAATCATCAGATTTAAAATATCCAGGACACGTTTTTCCTTTATGTGCTCATGAAGGAGGAGTTTTTTGTAGAAATGGACATACAGAGGCATCAATCGAATTAGTAACTTTGGCAGGATTTAGTCCAATGAGTGTCATTTGCGAATTAACAAATAAAGATGGTAGTATGAAAAAAACAAAAGAAATTGTTCAATTTGCCCAAATACATCAAATATCCGTATTAACAATAGATGACTTGTTATCATATTTAAAAAATAAAAAAGGATAA
- the crr gene encoding PTS glucose transporter subunit IIA, with the protein MNLLSRLFRKKTVVSKTVDIIAPISGSIIDITNVPDEVFSKKIVGDGIAIQPTGKRIVAPITGTIGKIFPTMHAFSILSIEGIEIFVHFGIDTIFLKGNGFKKIIKKEKKVNVGEIILEYNLKFLKKNAKSVITPIIISNSEKIQRIKKYSGKVISGVTPIMKITQK; encoded by the coding sequence ATGAATTTATTGTCCCGACTTTTCAGAAAAAAAACTGTAGTATCAAAAACTGTCGATATTATTGCTCCTATATCTGGATCTATAATAGACATTACAAATGTTCCAGATGAAGTATTTTCAAAAAAAATTGTTGGAGATGGAATCGCTATTCAACCAACAGGGAAAAGAATTGTTGCCCCAATTACGGGAACAATTGGAAAAATCTTTCCCACAATGCATGCTTTTTCTATTCTTAGTATAGAAGGAATAGAAATTTTTGTTCATTTCGGCATTGATACGATTTTCTTAAAAGGAAATGGATTTAAAAAAATAATTAAAAAAGAAAAAAAAGTCAATGTAGGAGAAATAATTCTTGAATATAATTTAAAATTTTTAAAGAAAAATGCAAAATCTGTGATTACTCCTATAATAATTTCAAACTCTGAAAAAATTCAAAGAATAAAAAAATATTCAGGAAAAGTCATTTCTGGAGTTACTCCTATTATGAAAATTACACAAAAATGA
- the ptsI gene encoding phosphoenolpyruvate-protein phosphotransferase PtsI: protein MISGILASPGIAIGKAFLLQNEPIIINKKKITYSNINHEIKKLFQAKKKTITQLKNIKDQTKKQISKKESTIFEGHIMILEDIELEHEIISSIKNHFHTAAYAIKLIFEKQISKIEKIKNEYLKNRAIDIKDISSRLLTNILNIKTINLKKIQNEVILIANDLTPSETAQINFKYIKGFITNLGGETSHTSIMARSLEIPAIVGTGNITEKVKNGDYIILDGIKNRIFINPIQEKINSFQKKKKILSKKKNQLKKFIKLPAITKDNYQFEVSANVSNIQDIINAKKYGATSIGLYRTEFLFMERTELPSEDEQFFAYQKAATIMKNHPIIIRTMDIGGDKEIPYMNFPKEENPFLGWRAIRIGMKKKNILHTQIKAILRASKFGNLKILFPMIISVEEIQTLKEEIKKIKFILKKQKILFDEKIQIGIMIETPASAIIAKHLIQEVDFFSIGTNDLTQYTLAVDRGNKLISHLYNPMSPPILKLIHHVIQVSQNAGKWTGMCGELAGNEIATILLVGMGLNEFSMHPSCIPKIKKVIRSIEFHQAKILAAEILKQNTSNKIMEIIKKNNLSI, encoded by the coding sequence ATGATTTCAGGAATTTTAGCATCACCAGGAATTGCTATTGGAAAAGCATTTTTATTACAAAATGAACCGATTATTATAAATAAAAAAAAAATTACTTATTCTAATATCAATCATGAAATAAAAAAATTATTTCAAGCAAAAAAAAAAACAATCACACAATTAAAAAATATAAAAGACCAAACAAAAAAACAAATCAGTAAAAAAGAATCAACAATATTTGAAGGACATATCATGATTCTTGAAGACATAGAGCTAGAACATGAAATTATCTCTTCAATTAAAAACCATTTCCATACTGCAGCATATGCAATAAAATTAATTTTTGAAAAACAAATATCTAAAATTGAAAAAATCAAAAACGAATACCTAAAAAATAGAGCAATAGACATCAAAGATATTAGTTCTCGTTTATTAACAAATATTTTAAATATAAAAACAATCAACTTAAAAAAAATTCAAAACGAAGTAATTTTAATTGCAAATGATTTAACTCCGTCTGAAACAGCTCAAATCAACTTTAAATATATAAAAGGTTTTATTACCAATTTAGGAGGAGAAACATCACATACGTCAATCATGGCTCGTTCACTCGAAATACCTGCTATTGTTGGAACAGGAAACATTACAGAAAAAGTAAAAAATGGAGATTATATCATACTAGACGGAATAAAAAATCGTATCTTTATTAATCCTATACAAGAAAAAATCAATTCTTTTCAAAAAAAAAAAAAAATATTATCAAAAAAAAAAAATCAGCTTAAAAAATTTATAAAATTACCAGCTATTACAAAAGATAACTATCAATTTGAAGTTAGCGCTAATGTTAGTAATATTCAAGACATTATAAATGCAAAAAAATACGGAGCTACATCTATCGGGTTATACAGAACAGAATTTTTATTTATGGAACGTACAGAATTACCATCAGAAGATGAACAATTTTTTGCATATCAAAAAGCAGCAACTATAATGAAAAACCATCCTATAATTATACGAACTATGGATATAGGTGGAGATAAAGAAATTCCGTATATGAATTTTCCAAAAGAGGAAAATCCATTTTTAGGATGGAGAGCTATTCGTATCGGAATGAAAAAAAAAAATATTTTACATACACAAATTAAAGCAATTCTGCGAGCTTCAAAATTTGGAAATTTAAAAATATTATTTCCAATGATCATTTCTGTTGAAGAAATACAAACATTAAAAGAAGAAATTAAAAAAATAAAATTTATTTTAAAAAAACAAAAGATATTATTCGATGAAAAAATTCAAATCGGCATTATGATAGAAACACCTGCTTCTGCAATTATTGCAAAACATTTAATACAAGAAGTAGATTTTTTTAGTATTGGAACAAATGATTTAACCCAATATACTTTGGCTGTTGATCGGGGAAATAAATTGATATCACACTTATATAACCCAATGAGCCCTCCAATATTAAAATTAATTCATCACGTCATTCAAGTATCACAAAATGCAGGAAAATGGACTGGTATGTGTGGTGAGCTTGCTGGAAATGAAATAGCAACAATTCTATTAGTTGGTATGGGATTAAATGAATTTAGTATGCATCCTTCATGTATTCCAAAAATAAAAAAAGTAATTAGAAGTATTGAATTTCATCAAGCTAAAATATTAGCTGCAGAAATATTAAAACAAAATACATCTAACAAAATTATGGAAATAATAAAAAAAAACAATTTATCAATATAA
- a CDS encoding HPr family phosphocarrier protein, whose translation MLQKKIKITSTNGLHTRPAARFVKLAQEFLSDITVTSCEQTVNGKSLFKLQTLDLSQNTIITISANGKDEKKAVEELINMIKQLS comes from the coding sequence ATGTTGCAAAAAAAAATAAAAATCACTTCAACAAATGGTCTTCATACTCGACCAGCAGCAAGATTTGTAAAACTTGCTCAAGAATTTCTATCTGATATTACTGTCACATCATGTGAACAAACTGTAAATGGAAAAAGTCTATTTAAATTACAAACATTAGATTTATCACAAAATACAATAATTACCATTTCTGCAAATGGAAAAGATGAAAAAAAAGCAGTTGAAGAATTAATAAATATGATAAAACAATTATCATAA
- the ligA gene encoding NAD-dependent DNA ligase LigA, translating to MKYTKKNFFKLKLLLQYHDYLYYVLSEPVISDEEYDFLFHQFQLLYKKYFQFHDYENINHKKLLKKNILTFNTHIYPMLSLNHSFKINGFINFYKKIFDFFYDQKKVNLFCELKFDGVALSLLYKNGKLIRALTRGNGHVGEDVTYNAYFINNIPHYLDGSSVPELLEVRGEVCMLKKDFHILNLNSIKKNKKIFSNARNAASGSLLQKNFLVTKKRNLYFFCYDCIIISGKNFFELHSEQLQMLCEFGFVISPYIFSSSDINKIIRFYYLMEKIRNFVSFDFDGIVVKVDSINLREKIGYTNAFPKWALAIKFFSKTAHSKLLNVRFLVGRTGVITPVADIFPTLLYGSIIKKSSLYNVNEIKKLDLYINDTVVISKIGDVIPKIISVIYSNRSLNTVSKICIPKNCPSCHSLLHTDNNTVLQCLAGINCLEQRKKIIKHFFSKDGLYVRGFSIGIIEKLVNFRFIKTPLDCLTINFLDLHKLKYFGKKLVWNIAQEINKCKFTTLNRLIYALNIPDIGKESSILIANYFVSLKNFLNCTFQELMNIKNIGFASANSIFEFLRHKSNLKNIYQLCNKGGITLLYDNKIMKRNYNSFFLNKNFSITGKFKNFSREMLVNKIQFNGGFFFSHISKKIHYLICGRNPGKKFIQAKNKKIIIILEDEIKKILYK from the coding sequence ATGAAATATACAAAAAAAAATTTTTTTAAATTAAAACTGTTATTACAGTATCATGATTATTTATATTATGTTTTATCTGAACCTGTTATTTCTGATGAAGAATATGATTTTTTATTTCATCAGTTCCAATTATTATATAAAAAATATTTTCAATTTCATGATTATGAAAATATTAATCATAAGAAATTATTAAAAAAAAATATTTTGACTTTTAATACACATATATATCCTATGTTGTCTTTAAATCATTCTTTTAAAATTAACGGATTTATTAATTTTTATAAGAAAATATTCGATTTTTTTTATGATCAAAAAAAGGTTAATTTATTCTGTGAATTGAAATTTGATGGAGTGGCATTAAGTTTATTATATAAAAATGGAAAATTGATTCGTGCATTAACGAGAGGTAATGGGCATGTTGGAGAAGATGTTACATACAATGCTTATTTTATTAATAATATTCCTCACTATCTTGATGGATCATCTGTTCCAGAATTATTAGAAGTTCGTGGTGAAGTTTGTATGTTAAAAAAAGATTTTCATATTTTAAATTTAAATTCTATTAAAAAAAATAAAAAAATTTTTTCCAATGCTCGTAATGCAGCTTCTGGTTCTTTATTGCAAAAAAATTTCTTAGTTACTAAAAAAAGAAATTTATATTTTTTTTGTTATGATTGTATAATAATTTCAGGAAAAAATTTTTTTGAATTACATTCTGAGCAATTGCAGATGTTATGTGAATTTGGTTTTGTTATTAGTCCATATATCTTTTCTTCTTCTGATATTAATAAAATTATTCGTTTTTATTATTTAATGGAGAAAATAAGAAATTTTGTTTCTTTTGATTTTGATGGTATTGTAGTAAAAGTAGACTCAATAAATTTAAGAGAAAAAATTGGTTATACTAATGCATTTCCAAAATGGGCATTAGCTATTAAATTTTTCTCTAAAACGGCACATTCAAAGTTATTAAATGTACGTTTTTTAGTTGGTCGGACAGGAGTTATTACTCCTGTAGCTGATATTTTTCCTACATTATTATATGGTTCGATTATTAAAAAATCTTCTTTATATAATGTGAACGAAATTAAAAAGTTGGATTTATACATAAATGATACTGTTGTTATTAGTAAAATAGGAGATGTCATTCCAAAAATAATATCTGTAATATATTCAAATAGATCATTAAATACTGTTAGTAAAATTTGTATTCCAAAAAATTGTCCTTCATGTCATTCATTGTTACATACTGATAATAATACTGTTTTACAATGTTTGGCCGGTATAAATTGTTTAGAACAACGCAAAAAGATAATAAAACATTTTTTTTCAAAAGACGGTTTATATGTCAGAGGATTTAGTATTGGTATAATAGAAAAATTAGTTAATTTTCGTTTTATTAAAACGCCATTAGATTGTTTAACTATAAATTTTTTAGATTTACATAAATTAAAGTATTTTGGGAAGAAATTAGTTTGGAATATTGCTCAAGAAATAAATAAATGTAAATTTACTACTTTAAATAGATTAATTTATGCTTTGAATATTCCAGATATTGGGAAAGAAAGCTCTATTTTAATTGCTAATTATTTTGTTTCATTAAAAAATTTTTTAAATTGTACATTTCAAGAATTAATGAATATTAAAAATATTGGATTTGCTAGTGCAAATAGTATATTTGAATTTCTAAGACATAAAAGTAATTTAAAAAATATTTATCAATTATGTAATAAAGGGGGAATTACTTTATTATATGATAATAAAATCATGAAAAGGAATTATAATTCTTTTTTTTTGAATAAAAATTTTTCTATTACTGGGAAATTTAAGAATTTTTCTAGAGAAATGCTGGTAAATAAAATTCAATTTAATGGAGGATTCTTTTTTAGTCATATATCTAAAAAAATTCATTATTTAATTTGTGGAAGGAATCCGGGAAAGAAATTTATACAGGCTAAAAATAAAAAAATTATAATTATATTAGAAGATGAGATAAAAAAAATTTTATATAAATGA